Proteins encoded by one window of Thermus caldifontis:
- a CDS encoding ribulose-bisphosphate carboxylase large subunit, with product MTDKKAIYKKGGVVEYKQMGYWQPDYEPKDTDTIALFRVTPQPGIEPEEAAAAVAGESSTATWTVVWTDRLTSLDRYQAKAFRVEPVPGNPEQFFAWIAYDLALFEEGSIANMTSSIIGNVFGFKALKALRLEDLRIPVAYLKTFKGPPHGIPVERDMLNKYGRPLLGATVKPKLGLSGKNYGRVVYEALAGGLDFTKDDENTNSQPFQRWRDRFLYAQEAVMKAEQVTGERKGHYMNVTAATMEDVYERLEFAKEIGAIVVMVDLTMGYTALQSVSNWCHKNGMLLHMHRASHSTFTRQKNHGVNFRVVAKWLRMLGVDHLHAGTAVGKLEGDPNLVRGYYDILREQYVKADPVKGIYFDQDWGYLAPVMPVASGGIHAGQMHLLLSLFGDDVVLQFGGGTFGHPMGIQAGATANRVALEAMVKARNEGRDILAEGPEILKKAAQSSPALAAALETWGSVTFDFASTDTPDVVPTPSS from the coding sequence ATGACGGATAAAAAGGCCATCTACAAGAAGGGCGGGGTGGTGGAGTACAAGCAGATGGGCTACTGGCAGCCCGACTACGAGCCCAAGGATACGGACACCATTGCCCTTTTCCGCGTGACCCCGCAGCCGGGGATTGAGCCCGAGGAAGCGGCGGCAGCGGTGGCTGGGGAGTCTTCTACCGCCACCTGGACGGTGGTCTGGACCGACCGCCTCACCAGCCTGGACCGCTATCAGGCCAAGGCCTTCCGGGTGGAGCCGGTGCCGGGGAACCCCGAGCAGTTCTTCGCCTGGATCGCCTACGACCTGGCCCTCTTTGAGGAAGGCTCCATCGCCAACATGACCTCCTCCATCATCGGGAACGTCTTCGGCTTCAAGGCCCTTAAGGCCCTGCGCCTCGAGGACCTCCGCATCCCCGTGGCCTACCTCAAGACCTTCAAGGGCCCGCCCCATGGGATCCCTGTGGAACGCGACATGCTGAACAAGTATGGCCGCCCCCTCCTTGGGGCCACGGTGAAGCCTAAGCTGGGCCTTTCCGGCAAGAACTATGGCCGGGTGGTCTACGAGGCCTTGGCGGGGGGCCTGGACTTCACCAAGGACGACGAGAACACCAACTCCCAGCCCTTCCAGCGCTGGCGGGACCGGTTCCTTTACGCCCAGGAGGCGGTGATGAAGGCGGAACAGGTCACGGGCGAGCGCAAGGGCCACTACATGAACGTGACCGCCGCCACCATGGAGGATGTCTACGAGCGCCTGGAGTTTGCCAAGGAGATCGGCGCCATCGTGGTCATGGTGGACCTCACCATGGGCTACACCGCCTTGCAGTCCGTTTCCAACTGGTGCCACAAAAACGGCATGCTCCTGCACATGCACCGGGCCAGCCACTCCACCTTCACCCGCCAGAAGAACCACGGGGTGAATTTCCGCGTGGTGGCCAAGTGGCTCCGCATGCTGGGGGTGGACCACCTCCACGCGGGCACCGCCGTGGGCAAGCTGGAGGGGGACCCCAACCTGGTGCGGGGCTACTACGACATCCTCAGGGAACAGTACGTAAAGGCGGACCCCGTGAAGGGCATCTACTTTGACCAGGACTGGGGCTATCTAGCGCCGGTCATGCCCGTGGCCTCCGGTGGGATTCACGCCGGCCAGATGCACCTTCTCCTCTCCCTTTTCGGGGACGATGTGGTCTTGCAGTTCGGCGGTGGCACCTTCGGCCACCCCATGGGCATCCAGGCGGGGGCTACCGCCAACCGGGTGGCCCTGGAGGCCATGGTGAAGGCCCGCAACGAGGGCCGGGACATCCTGGCGGAAGGCCCCGAGATCCTGAAGAAGGCGGCCCAGTCTTCCCCGGCTTTGGCAGCGGCTTTGGAGACCTGGGGCAGCGTCACCTTTGACTTCGCCTCCACCGACACCCCGGATGTGGTGCCTACCCCTAGCAGCTAA
- the glpX gene encoding class II fructose-bisphosphatase, whose translation MPTRNLGLDLMRATEAAALASARYVGRGDKEGGDRAAVEAMRLLLNSLDFRGRVVIGEGEKDQAPMLYNGEVLGQGEGPLWDLAVDPVEGTRLLALGRPGAISVIAAAPEGTLFNPGPAFYAAKLVVGPEAKGAIDLKASVADNLKEIARALKKEVRELTVFVLDKPRHARLIEEIRLAGARISLQTDGDVGGALAAVLPDTGIDVLMGTGGTPEGVIAAVAVRALGGGMQMRLDPQSEEERWNVVHAGYDLDRVYTLDELCSAEDTHFAATGITDGPFLRGVRYGESRAWTESLVIRGATRTLRKVEAWHQLEKLRGISPVAY comes from the coding sequence ATGCCCACGCGCAACCTGGGCCTGGACCTGATGCGGGCCACGGAGGCCGCCGCCTTGGCCTCCGCCCGCTATGTGGGCCGGGGCGATAAGGAAGGAGGGGACCGGGCGGCGGTGGAGGCCATGCGCCTTCTGCTGAACAGCCTGGACTTCCGCGGCCGGGTGGTGATCGGGGAAGGGGAGAAGGACCAGGCCCCCATGCTTTATAACGGCGAGGTGCTGGGCCAGGGGGAAGGCCCCCTTTGGGACCTGGCGGTGGACCCGGTGGAGGGCACCAGGCTTTTGGCCCTGGGCCGGCCGGGGGCCATCAGCGTGATCGCTGCGGCTCCCGAGGGTACCCTTTTCAACCCCGGGCCTGCCTTTTACGCCGCCAAGCTGGTGGTGGGTCCCGAGGCCAAGGGGGCCATTGACCTGAAGGCCTCGGTGGCCGACAACCTCAAGGAGATCGCCCGCGCCTTGAAGAAGGAGGTGCGGGAGCTCACGGTGTTTGTCCTGGATAAACCCCGTCATGCCAGGCTCATTGAGGAGATCCGCCTAGCAGGGGCCCGCATCAGCCTCCAGACCGATGGGGATGTGGGCGGGGCCTTGGCCGCCGTTTTACCCGACACCGGCATTGACGTCCTCATGGGCACCGGGGGCACTCCGGAAGGGGTGATCGCCGCGGTGGCGGTGCGGGCCCTGGGGGGAGGGATGCAGATGCGCCTGGACCCCCAAAGCGAGGAGGAGCGCTGGAACGTGGTGCATGCCGGCTACGACCTGGACCGGGTGTACACCTTGGACGAGCTCTGTTCGGCCGAGGATACCCACTTTGCCGCCACCGGCATCACCGACGGTCCCTTCCTGAGGGGGGTGCGCTACGGGGAGAGCCGGGCCTGGACGGAGAGCCTGGTGATCCGCGGGGCCACCCGCACCCTGAGGAAGGTGGAGGCTTGGCACCAGCTTGAGAAGCTTCGGGGCATCAGCCCCGTGGCCTACTAG
- a CDS encoding LysR family transcriptional regulator: MLISKNAKLPNPAALRVFVTVVEEGGVGRAALALGITQPAVSQYLRALEEQVGHPLFERQGRHLVLSRVGEALLPEARRVVQALEEFQRVSQAMGRLELGEVTLGAATTMATYVLPLFLKNFHEAHPGVRVHVESGSSERLAERLRMGEVEFAILEGVEHWEGYERHLFYEDELVLIVPPEHPWAGRETIPPEWLREETLIVRKPGSMTWRALERAFEQVGLELNPTFYTDNNEVTKRLVLAGAGVGIVSRVVVQPNLKVGNLRALRLSEPVGEIRRYFWLVHPKSVANPAAQALIALLRS, from the coding sequence ATGCTCATATCTAAAAACGCTAAACTGCCCAACCCCGCCGCATTACGGGTTTTTGTCACGGTGGTGGAGGAAGGAGGCGTGGGCCGGGCCGCCTTGGCCCTGGGCATCACCCAGCCCGCGGTGAGCCAGTACCTGCGGGCCTTGGAGGAGCAGGTAGGCCACCCCCTCTTTGAGCGCCAGGGACGGCATCTGGTGCTTTCCCGGGTAGGGGAAGCCCTTCTGCCCGAGGCCAGGCGGGTGGTCCAAGCCCTGGAGGAGTTCCAGCGGGTCTCCCAGGCCATGGGCCGGCTGGAGCTGGGGGAGGTCACCTTAGGAGCGGCCACCACCATGGCCACCTATGTGCTTCCCCTTTTTCTCAAGAACTTCCATGAGGCCCACCCGGGGGTACGGGTCCACGTGGAAAGCGGCTCCTCCGAACGCCTGGCGGAACGCCTGCGCATGGGCGAGGTGGAGTTCGCCATCCTGGAAGGGGTGGAGCACTGGGAGGGCTACGAACGCCACCTTTTCTATGAGGACGAACTGGTCCTCATCGTGCCTCCCGAGCACCCTTGGGCGGGGCGGGAGACCATACCCCCGGAGTGGCTCAGGGAGGAAACCCTCATCGTGCGCAAGCCCGGCTCCATGACCTGGCGGGCCCTAGAAAGGGCCTTTGAGCAGGTGGGCCTGGAGCTGAACCCCACCTTCTACACGGACAACAACGAGGTTACCAAGCGCCTGGTGCTGGCGGGGGCTGGGGTGGGGATCGTAAGCCGGGTGGTGGTCCAGCCCAACCTGAAGGTGGGGAACCTGCGCGCCTTAAGGCTATCCGAGCCCGTGGGGGAGATCCGCCGCTACTTCTGGCTGGTGCACCCCAAGAGCGTGGCCAACCCCGCAGCCCAGGCCCTCATCGCCCTGCTGCGTTCGTAG
- a CDS encoding phosphate-starvation-inducible PsiE family protein: MKRDAYQILQTTETVIYLFAGFLIAGGAAVLLLSTLVEGVHHLMAGDYGEVALGLLDRVLLALMLAEILYTLLRFAREGSLEATPFLVIGLIAAIRRILVLTAEAVEKFDLADPAFMAVLAELGLLSLMVVALALAMRLTTNAAGR, translated from the coding sequence GTGAAGCGGGACGCTTACCAGATTCTCCAGACAACGGAAACGGTCATCTACCTTTTCGCCGGCTTTCTCATCGCCGGAGGGGCGGCGGTCCTCCTTCTTTCCACCCTGGTGGAGGGGGTGCACCACCTGATGGCGGGGGATTACGGGGAGGTGGCCCTCGGCCTCTTGGACCGGGTGCTTTTGGCCTTGATGCTGGCGGAGATCCTCTACACCCTCCTTCGTTTTGCCAGGGAAGGGAGCCTCGAGGCCACCCCCTTTCTGGTCATCGGCCTTATCGCTGCCATCCGCCGCATCCTGGTCCTCACGGCAGAGGCAGTGGAGAAGTTTGACCTGGCGGATCCCGCCTTCATGGCGGTCTTGGCGGAGCTTGGCCTCCTTTCCCTTATGGTGGTGGCCCTCGCCCTGGCCATGCGCCTTACTACGAACGCAGCAGGGCGATGA
- a CDS encoding annexin VII yields the protein MRHLTHREAESRALKILVDGLGEGLVVEGEGGYYALYYFYGWYGRKAPDPEETPDWVEGPRPSPEGFRDPYDQARWLEDNGYTLFINESK from the coding sequence ATGCGGCACCTAACCCACCGGGAAGCGGAGAGCAGGGCCCTTAAGATTTTGGTGGACGGGCTGGGAGAGGGTTTGGTTGTGGAAGGCGAGGGCGGGTACTATGCCCTCTACTACTTCTACGGCTGGTACGGGCGCAAGGCCCCTGACCCCGAGGAAACCCCCGACTGGGTGGAAGGACCTAGGCCTTCCCCAGAGGGGTTTCGCGACCCCTACGACCAAGCCCGTTGGCTGGAGGATAATGGTTACACCCTCTTCATCAACGAGTCCAAGTAG
- a CDS encoding Dabb family protein — MVEHLIVFNAEASPEDVRRMVKQAREVLLQIPGVCGLRYGEALSPEARYRYWLSILFEGPEVVEFYRDHPLHVEFANRVFRPMAKDRITTDYLVLTEVPCGT, encoded by the coding sequence ATGGTGGAACACCTGATCGTGTTCAACGCCGAGGCCAGCCCAGAGGATGTGCGCCGCATGGTGAAGCAGGCGCGGGAGGTTCTGCTTCAGATTCCTGGGGTCTGCGGCCTGCGCTATGGGGAGGCCCTTTCCCCGGAGGCCCGCTACCGCTACTGGCTTTCCATCCTCTTTGAGGGGCCGGAGGTGGTGGAGTTCTACCGGGACCATCCCCTGCACGTGGAGTTCGCCAACCGGGTCTTCCGCCCCATGGCCAAAGACCGCATCACCACCGACTATCTTGTGCTGACGGAGGTACCATGCGGCACCTAA
- a CDS encoding HAD-IA family hydrolase — MVGKLKALLWDLDGTLAETEELHREAFNRAFAHFGLPLYWDQETYARLLWTTGGKERLKRALEETPKAPNLTWEEIAEVHRYKTNLYLKLLREEGVTLRPGVRRVLAEAREAGVDLVLCTTTSPENAEAFLEGAGLRGWFSLVLAGDVVPGKKPDPSIYLLAQERLGLKPQEGLVVEDSRNGLLSALGAGFPVLITPSLYTLDQDYREASALLPHLGEPGNPAPVLQGPRAGEKVVVDLGYLQEVRGWWNT; from the coding sequence ATGGTGGGGAAGCTGAAGGCCCTTCTTTGGGACCTGGACGGCACCCTGGCGGAAACCGAGGAGCTCCACCGGGAGGCCTTCAACCGGGCCTTTGCCCACTTTGGCCTTCCCCTTTACTGGGACCAGGAGACCTACGCCCGCCTCCTTTGGACCACGGGAGGCAAGGAGCGCCTTAAGCGGGCCTTGGAGGAAACCCCTAAAGCGCCCAACCTCACCTGGGAGGAGATCGCCGAGGTCCACCGGTACAAGACGAACCTTTACCTGAAGCTTTTGCGGGAGGAAGGGGTTACGCTTCGGCCGGGGGTGCGGCGGGTCCTGGCCGAGGCCCGGGAAGCGGGGGTAGACCTGGTCCTTTGCACCACCACCAGCCCGGAAAACGCCGAGGCCTTCTTGGAGGGCGCGGGGCTTAGGGGGTGGTTTTCTTTGGTCCTGGCGGGGGATGTGGTGCCAGGGAAAAAACCGGATCCCAGCATCTACCTCTTGGCCCAGGAGCGCTTGGGCCTAAAACCCCAGGAGGGGTTGGTGGTGGAGGATTCCCGCAATGGCCTCCTGAGTGCCCTGGGGGCGGGTTTTCCTGTCCTTATTACCCCAAGCCTCTACACCCTGGACCAGGACTACCGGGAGGCCAGCGCCCTTCTTCCCCACCTGGGGGAGCCGGGGAACCCAGCCCCTGTGCTCCAAGGTCCAAGGGCCGGGGAAAAGGTGGTGGTGGATCTGGGGTATCTTCAGGAGGTAAGAGGATGGTGGAACACCTGA
- a CDS encoding class II fructose-bisphosphate aldolase encodes MLATLREVLPEKGRAVGAFDVVGLEWAEAILEGAETLGLPVVLSVAPHLGGPPLEALAPGLVHLADGAKVPVALHLDHGESLKEVVRALKLGFTSVMLDGSHLPLEGNIRLTRLAVEVARAYGATVEGEVGAVPGSYHGEASHEPIAYTDPLEAQRYLEETGVDALAVSIGTRHGLHKGPVRLNLPLLEELSRLPVPLVLHGASGLSPEDYRALVDRGIRKINLYADLALEAARTLRGVEAEDYLGLMAAMKEGLKDLAMARMRLWWGS; translated from the coding sequence ATGCTGGCCACCTTGCGGGAGGTTCTACCGGAAAAGGGCCGGGCGGTGGGGGCCTTTGACGTGGTGGGCCTGGAGTGGGCCGAGGCCATCCTGGAAGGAGCGGAAACCCTGGGGCTTCCCGTGGTCCTAAGCGTGGCCCCGCATCTCGGGGGGCCGCCCTTGGAGGCCTTAGCCCCAGGGCTTGTCCATCTGGCCGATGGGGCCAAGGTGCCCGTGGCCCTGCACCTGGACCATGGGGAGAGCCTTAAGGAGGTGGTGCGGGCTCTAAAGCTGGGCTTCACCAGCGTGATGTTGGACGGAAGCCACCTGCCCCTCGAGGGGAACATCCGCCTGACCCGCCTGGCGGTGGAGGTGGCCCGGGCCTATGGGGCCACGGTGGAGGGCGAGGTGGGGGCGGTACCGGGAAGCTACCATGGGGAGGCCTCCCACGAGCCCATAGCCTACACCGATCCCTTGGAGGCCCAGCGCTACCTGGAGGAAACCGGGGTGGATGCCCTGGCGGTTTCCATCGGCACCCGCCACGGCCTCCACAAAGGGCCGGTGCGCCTCAACCTGCCCCTTTTGGAGGAGCTGAGCCGCCTTCCCGTTCCCCTGGTCCTGCATGGGGCCTCGGGCCTAAGCCCCGAGGATTACCGGGCCTTGGTGGACCGGGGGATCCGCAAGATCAACCTGTATGCCGACCTGGCCCTCGAGGCGGCCCGGACGCTTAGAGGGGTGGAGGCCGAGGATTATCTGGGCCTCATGGCGGCCATGAAGGAGGGCCTAAAGGATTTGGCCATGGCCCGGATGCGCCTATGGTGGGGAAGCTGA
- a CDS encoding 2-phosphosulfolactate phosphatase: MRFWVDPLPRPGAYEGTAIVVDVIRATTTAALYLRAGAKALVLAPGIEAARTLRQEGEVLAGEVGGLPPEGFDLGNSPREVDGVAGKTVVMATTNGTRAAHAAIGARHILLGSLQNAQAVAEVAAGSGGEVAIVCAGKEGNMALDDLYTAGVIGRRLQALGCTPLGEMAHLALFLAENRPLPVLTASEAAKALVAVGLGEDVAECARVDAHRVVPRFLGMRGEGMVFGL; the protein is encoded by the coding sequence ATGAGGTTTTGGGTTGACCCCCTGCCTCGCCCTGGTGCCTATGAGGGTACGGCCATCGTGGTGGACGTGATCCGGGCCACCACCACCGCGGCCCTTTACCTAAGGGCGGGGGCCAAGGCCTTGGTCCTGGCCCCGGGCATAGAGGCCGCCCGGACCCTGCGCCAGGAGGGGGAGGTTCTGGCCGGGGAGGTGGGGGGGCTTCCCCCAGAGGGGTTTGACCTGGGCAACTCCCCCCGGGAAGTGGACGGGGTGGCGGGCAAAACGGTGGTCATGGCCACCACCAACGGCACCCGGGCGGCCCATGCCGCCATTGGGGCCAGGCATATCCTTCTGGGTTCCTTGCAAAATGCCCAGGCGGTGGCGGAGGTGGCGGCAGGCTCAGGTGGGGAAGTGGCCATCGTCTGTGCGGGCAAGGAGGGCAACATGGCCCTGGATGACCTTTACACGGCTGGGGTCATCGGAAGGCGGTTGCAGGCCCTGGGATGTACTCCTCTGGGAGAAATGGCCCATCTGGCCCTCTTTCTGGCGGAGAACCGGCCTTTGCCGGTGCTCACGGCCAGCGAGGCGGCCAAGGCCTTGGTGGCGGTGGGGCTTGGGGAGGATGTGGCCGAGTGCGCCCGGGTGGACGCCCATAGGGTGGTCCCCCGCTTCCTGGGGATGCGGGGGGAAGGCATGGTGTTTGGGCTATAG
- the tkt gene encoding transketolase, whose product MTETKDLTSLSVNAIRFLAIDAVEKAKSGHPGMPMAMAPLAYLLYREVMRHNPLDPSWPNRDRFVLSAGHGSMLLYAVLHLTGYDLSLDEIKRFRQWGSKTPGHPEYGHTPGVEVTTGPLGQGISTAVGMALAERKLAAEFNRPGHEVVDHYTYVLASDGDLMEGISGEASSLAGTWKLSKLIVFWDDNHISIDGSTDLAFTEDVLARYRAYGWHTQRVEDANDLEALRQAIRLAQLDERPSLIAVRSHIGYGSPKQDSHKAHGEPLGPEAVEATRRNLGWPYPPFEVPEEVYRHMDMRERGRAWQEAWEQRMEAYAQAYPDLYQELVRRLKGELPSLPQEPPAFDKPVATRAASGKALDAIAPHMPELLGGSADLTPSNNTQAQGMADFSPQNPTGRYIHYGVREHGMGAILNGLNLHGGYRAYGGTFLVFSDYMRPAIRLAALMGTPTVFVFTHDTIALGEDGPTHQPVEHLMSLRAMPNLWVIRPADAYETFYAWQVALRRKEGPTALILTRQAVPLLSPEKAKGALRGGYVLEDVENPEGVIVATGSEVHLALKAKALLAEKGRRVRVVSLPSFELFAAQPEAYRQSVLPPGLPTVAVEAGVSLGWERYAQKVVGLDRFGASAPYPEVYEKLGFTPERVAGALEELL is encoded by the coding sequence ATGACCGAGACCAAGGACCTTACCAGCCTTTCGGTGAACGCCATCCGGTTTTTGGCCATAGACGCCGTGGAGAAGGCCAAAAGCGGCCACCCCGGTATGCCCATGGCCATGGCTCCCCTGGCCTACCTCCTCTACCGCGAGGTCATGCGCCATAACCCCTTGGACCCCTCCTGGCCCAACCGGGACCGCTTTGTGCTTTCCGCTGGGCACGGGTCCATGCTCCTGTATGCCGTTTTGCACCTCACGGGCTATGACCTTTCCCTGGATGAGATCAAGCGCTTCCGCCAGTGGGGCTCTAAGACCCCGGGCCACCCCGAGTACGGCCACACCCCCGGGGTAGAGGTGACCACGGGGCCCTTGGGCCAGGGCATATCCACCGCTGTGGGCATGGCCTTGGCGGAGAGGAAACTGGCCGCGGAGTTCAACCGTCCCGGGCACGAGGTGGTGGACCATTACACCTATGTCTTGGCCTCGGATGGGGACCTGATGGAGGGGATCTCCGGCGAGGCCAGCTCCTTGGCAGGGACCTGGAAGCTATCCAAGCTCATAGTTTTCTGGGACGACAACCATATCTCCATTGACGGCTCCACGGACCTGGCTTTCACCGAGGATGTGCTAGCCCGCTACCGGGCCTACGGCTGGCACACCCAAAGGGTGGAGGATGCCAACGACCTCGAGGCCCTCCGCCAGGCCATCCGTTTGGCCCAGCTGGACGAAAGGCCTTCCCTTATCGCTGTCCGCAGCCATATTGGATACGGTTCCCCCAAGCAGGACTCCCACAAGGCCCACGGCGAGCCCTTGGGCCCGGAGGCGGTGGAGGCTACCCGGAGGAATCTGGGCTGGCCCTATCCGCCCTTTGAGGTGCCCGAGGAAGTCTACCGGCACATGGACATGCGGGAGAGGGGAAGGGCATGGCAGGAAGCCTGGGAACAGCGCATGGAGGCCTATGCCCAGGCTTACCCCGACCTTTACCAGGAGCTTGTGCGCCGCCTTAAGGGCGAGCTCCCTTCCCTTCCCCAAGAGCCCCCAGCCTTTGACAAGCCCGTGGCCACCCGGGCGGCCAGCGGCAAAGCCCTGGATGCCATCGCTCCCCACATGCCCGAGCTCCTTGGCGGCAGCGCCGACCTTACCCCCTCCAATAACACCCAAGCCCAGGGCATGGCGGATTTCTCCCCGCAAAATCCCACCGGGCGCTACATCCACTACGGGGTGCGGGAGCACGGCATGGGGGCCATCCTCAACGGCCTTAACCTTCATGGGGGCTATAGGGCGTATGGGGGCACTTTCCTAGTTTTCTCCGACTACATGCGCCCGGCTATCCGCTTGGCGGCCCTCATGGGCACCCCCACGGTCTTCGTTTTCACCCACGACACCATCGCCCTGGGCGAGGACGGCCCCACCCACCAGCCGGTGGAACACCTGATGAGCCTCCGGGCCATGCCCAACCTCTGGGTGATCCGCCCCGCCGATGCCTACGAGACCTTCTACGCCTGGCAGGTGGCCTTAAGGCGTAAGGAGGGTCCTACGGCCTTAATCCTCACCCGGCAGGCGGTGCCCCTCCTTTCCCCGGAAAAGGCCAAGGGGGCCCTCAGGGGTGGGTACGTCCTCGAGGATGTGGAGAACCCCGAAGGGGTGATCGTGGCCACGGGAAGCGAGGTGCACCTGGCGTTAAAGGCCAAGGCCCTGTTGGCGGAAAAGGGCCGTCGGGTGCGGGTGGTGAGTTTGCCTTCCTTTGAACTCTTTGCCGCCCAGCCGGAAGCGTACCGGCAAAGCGTTCTGCCCCCGGGCCTGCCCACGGTGGCGGTGGAGGCTGGGGTTAGCCTGGGTTGGGAGCGGTACGCGCAAAAGGTGGTGGGCCTGGACCGCTTTGGGGCCAGCGCCCCCTACCCCGAGGTCTACGAGAAGCTGGGCTTTACCCCGGAGAGGGTGGCAGGGGCGTTGGAAGAACTCCTATGA
- a CDS encoding DEAD/DEAH box helicase encodes MEFKDFPLKDEIKEALLRRGITAPTPIQAAALPLALEGKDLIGQARTGTGKTLAFALPIAQALEASKERGRTPRALVLTPTRELALQVASELSAVAPHLKVVTVYGGTGYGKQKEELGRGADVVVATPGRALDYLRQGVLDLSQVRIAVLDEADEMLSMGFEEEVEAILSATPQERQTLLFSATLPSWARKLAERYMKSPVVINVVREEGVTYQEEAIPAPGDRLALVSDILFVKAPKRAIVFTRTKAETEEVATGLLRLGHAARAIHGDLSQSDRERVMKAFREGEVKVLLATDVAARGLDIPEVDLVVHYRLPDKPETYQHRSGRTGRAGRGGEVVILYGPREKRELSELERAVGRTFKRVNPPTPEEVLEAKWHHLLARLARVPERDYKLYQDFASRLFAEGRVEVVAALMALLLGGAPKEKSLLTGEEGWLTFKATGPRLSLPRLVALLKEAGLEVGKIAQGEEGFYVDLRPQDLPRLSEVQGVKLERAKRVEVSPEAHVGVSARGGSPRGRRSGRL; translated from the coding sequence ATGGAGTTCAAAGATTTTCCCCTGAAGGACGAGATCAAGGAAGCCCTTTTGCGCCGGGGTATCACTGCCCCTACCCCCATCCAGGCGGCGGCGTTGCCCTTGGCCCTCGAGGGCAAGGACCTCATCGGCCAGGCCCGCACGGGCACCGGCAAGACCCTGGCCTTCGCCCTGCCCATTGCCCAGGCCCTGGAGGCCTCCAAGGAACGGGGTCGCACTCCCCGGGCCTTGGTGCTCACGCCCACCCGGGAGCTGGCCTTGCAGGTGGCCTCGGAGCTTTCGGCGGTGGCCCCCCACCTCAAGGTGGTCACCGTGTACGGGGGCACCGGCTACGGCAAACAGAAGGAGGAGCTGGGCCGGGGGGCCGATGTGGTGGTGGCCACCCCTGGGCGGGCCCTGGACTACTTGAGGCAAGGGGTTTTGGACCTTTCCCAGGTGCGGATCGCCGTTTTGGACGAGGCGGACGAGATGCTTTCCATGGGGTTTGAGGAGGAGGTGGAGGCCATCCTCTCGGCCACGCCCCAGGAGCGCCAGACCCTCCTTTTCTCCGCCACCCTGCCCTCTTGGGCCAGGAAGCTGGCGGAGCGGTACATGAAAAGCCCTGTGGTCATCAATGTGGTGCGGGAGGAGGGGGTCACCTACCAGGAGGAGGCTATCCCCGCTCCTGGGGATCGGCTTGCCCTCGTTTCCGACATCCTTTTTGTAAAAGCCCCCAAGCGGGCCATCGTCTTCACCCGCACCAAGGCGGAAACCGAGGAGGTGGCCACGGGGCTCCTCCGCCTGGGCCATGCCGCCCGGGCCATCCACGGGGACCTTTCCCAAAGCGACCGGGAGAGGGTCATGAAGGCCTTCCGGGAAGGGGAGGTGAAGGTACTGCTGGCCACGGATGTGGCGGCCAGGGGCCTGGATATCCCCGAGGTGGACCTGGTGGTGCACTACCGCCTTCCCGACAAGCCGGAAACCTACCAGCACCGCTCGGGGCGTACGGGGCGGGCGGGGCGGGGGGGTGAGGTGGTGATCCTCTACGGGCCTCGGGAGAAAAGAGAGCTTTCCGAGCTGGAAAGGGCGGTGGGCCGCACCTTCAAGCGGGTGAATCCCCCCACCCCCGAGGAGGTCCTCGAGGCCAAATGGCACCACCTCCTGGCCCGTCTGGCCCGGGTGCCGGAACGGGACTACAAGCTGTACCAGGACTTCGCCAGCCGTCTTTTTGCCGAGGGGCGGGTGGAGGTGGTGGCGGCCCTCATGGCCCTTCTTCTAGGTGGGGCACCCAAGGAGAAGAGCCTTCTCACGGGCGAGGAGGGCTGGCTGACCTTTAAGGCCACGGGGCCCAGGCTCAGCCTGCCCCGGCTGGTGGCCCTCCTGAAGGAGGCGGGCCTCGAGGTGGGGAAGATCGCCCAGGGTGAGGAGGGCTTCTATGTGGACCTCCGCCCCCAGGACCTGCCTAGGCTTTCGGAGGTTCAGGGTGTAAAACTGGAGCGGGCCAAGCGGGTGGAGGTGTCGCCCGAAGCCCATGTGGGTGTCTCTGCCCGTGGGGGATCGCCTCGAGGTCGCCGTAGCGGCCGCCTCTAG